The Methanoculleus marisnigri JR1 genome window below encodes:
- a CDS encoding ATP-dependent DNA helicase, translated as MDSLDDWFPYREYRPHQREMLEAAASIARDGGIAMIDAPTGSGKSSVVSALLAESRGRKVLVAVRTISQLATFMRELELIRKKRGNLKFAYLIGKSSMCPLGGEGDIYRRCEGVKSFSTALMRERAQKGSLVPANDRQIKQQIRKMDPEHPLICPYFIHGKSFVEPEDGGLKMIPSAALRVRAERVSTELIWPDQLAGFCGDICPYDTMMHAARDADVVLVNFYHLFDDMIREQLYQSLGIEGHDALLLIDEAHNCGDVVQSIESVTIEERDIVQAGHELSGRRRSPQADAIVQILPQITRFMEALKGSYETEDFFEPPVFQKMILSGTLYRSVEEIVDDLLKISEGIREKNMQAGEFRESAIERLTEFFYRIFRSAADPAYLTVYRKEEDGAVALEVRNIDPSTKLQDIARAHACCVLISGTLSPIESYRRYYFGDLPVTAMSLPNSFPPQNRRIFCANDITTAYSMRRDRENLARTEDYITTFARLPGNLAVYFPSYDLLNTFAERCAPRIRKKQIYIESKDATASAAMLREFMALPGTGRSGILFAVCGGKWSEGLDYRGEMLSGALVIGLPLAPFNRVRRMVIDYFRMKFGEEGEFISYTLPAVNRALQALGRVLRTPDDRGMLILGDRRFLERRVHAGLPPWMQEEMTACTVEAFRKEAERWRS; from the coding sequence ATGGATAGCCTCGACGACTGGTTCCCGTACCGGGAGTACCGGCCCCATCAGCGGGAGATGCTTGAAGCGGCCGCCTCCATCGCACGCGACGGCGGCATCGCCATGATCGATGCGCCGACCGGGAGCGGCAAGTCGAGCGTGGTCTCCGCGCTCCTCGCGGAGAGCCGGGGACGAAAAGTGCTCGTCGCCGTCCGGACCATCAGCCAGCTCGCCACGTTCATGCGCGAGCTCGAGCTCATCCGGAAGAAGCGCGGCAACCTCAAGTTCGCCTACCTCATCGGCAAGTCAAGCATGTGCCCGCTCGGCGGCGAGGGCGATATCTACCGGCGGTGCGAGGGCGTCAAGTCTTTCTCGACGGCGCTGATGCGGGAGCGGGCGCAGAAGGGCTCGCTCGTCCCGGCGAACGATCGCCAGATAAAGCAGCAGATCCGCAAGATGGACCCGGAGCACCCGCTCATCTGCCCTTATTTCATCCACGGCAAATCGTTCGTGGAGCCCGAGGACGGAGGACTGAAGATGATCCCGTCGGCGGCCCTGCGTGTCCGGGCCGAGCGGGTGAGCACCGAGCTGATCTGGCCTGACCAGCTCGCCGGGTTCTGTGGCGATATCTGCCCTTATGATACGATGATGCATGCTGCCCGGGACGCCGACGTGGTGCTCGTGAACTTCTACCACCTCTTCGACGACATGATCCGGGAACAGCTCTACCAGTCGCTTGGGATCGAGGGGCACGACGCCCTGCTGCTCATCGACGAAGCGCACAACTGCGGAGACGTCGTCCAGAGCATCGAGAGCGTGACGATCGAGGAGCGCGACATCGTGCAGGCCGGTCACGAACTCTCCGGACGGCGGCGATCGCCGCAGGCGGACGCCATAGTCCAGATCCTGCCGCAGATCACCCGGTTCATGGAGGCGCTCAAGGGCTCTTATGAGACGGAGGACTTCTTCGAGCCGCCGGTCTTTCAGAAGATGATCCTGTCCGGCACGCTCTACCGGAGCGTGGAGGAGATCGTGGACGACCTCCTCAAGATCAGCGAGGGGATTCGCGAGAAGAATATGCAGGCGGGCGAGTTCCGGGAGAGCGCAATCGAGCGGCTGACCGAGTTCTTCTACCGGATCTTCCGCTCCGCCGCCGACCCGGCATACCTCACGGTCTACCGCAAAGAAGAGGACGGGGCTGTGGCGCTCGAGGTCCGAAACATCGACCCGAGCACCAAACTCCAGGACATCGCCCGGGCGCACGCCTGTTGCGTTTTGATCTCGGGGACGCTCTCCCCCATCGAGAGTTACCGCCGCTACTACTTCGGCGACCTTCCCGTCACGGCGATGTCGCTCCCGAACTCCTTCCCCCCACAGAACCGCCGCATCTTCTGTGCAAACGACATCACCACCGCCTACTCGATGCGCCGGGACAGAGAGAACCTCGCACGGACCGAGGACTACATCACCACGTTTGCCCGCCTCCCCGGGAACCTCGCGGTCTATTTTCCCTCCTACGACCTCCTGAACACCTTTGCGGAGCGGTGCGCACCCCGCATCAGAAAGAAGCAGATCTACATCGAGTCCAAGGATGCCACAGCCTCGGCCGCGATGCTCCGGGAGTTCATGGCCCTCCCGGGAACCGGCCGCTCGGGCATCCTCTTTGCGGTCTGCGGCGGCAAGTGGAGCGAGGGCCTGGACTACCGCGGCGAGATGCTCTCGGGGGCGCTCGTCATCGGCCTCCCGCTCGCGCCGTTCAACCGTGTCAGGAGGATGGTGATCGACTACTTCCGGATGAAGTTCGGGGAGGAGGGGGAGTTCATCAGTTACACCCTCCCGGCGGTCAACCGCGCCCTGCAGGCGCTCGGCCGGGTGCTCCGGACGCCCGATGATCGGGGTATGCTCATCCTCGGGGACAGAAGGTTCCTGGAGCGCCGGGTTCATGCGGGGCTGCCGCCGTGGATGCAGGAGGAGATGACGGCATGCACCGTCGAAGCGTTCCGAAAGGAGGCCGAGAGATGGCGATCCTGA
- a CDS encoding methylated-DNA--[protein]-cysteine S-methyltransferase: MAILTGSCRFGLWHVHVAWQDDLVYRVRFARESIAGSVPEEILRYCAGRPADLASLRSVATEGDSTFAGIYRAVRAIPCGETVTYGEVARIVGTAPRAVGAAMARNPTPIVVPCHRVVAKTGMGGFSPDLAIKEILLEMERRGDVCAPEKRGINR; this comes from the coding sequence ATGGCGATCCTGACCGGGTCGTGCCGGTTCGGCCTGTGGCACGTCCACGTCGCATGGCAGGACGACCTCGTCTACCGGGTGCGGTTCGCGCGTGAGAGCATCGCAGGGTCGGTCCCGGAAGAGATCCTCCGCTACTGCGCCGGGCGGCCGGCGGATCTTGCCTCCCTCCGGAGCGTCGCGACCGAGGGCGACTCGACCTTTGCCGGGATTTACCGTGCGGTCCGGGCAATCCCCTGCGGGGAGACCGTCACCTACGGTGAGGTTGCCCGGATCGTCGGAACCGCGCCCCGGGCGGTCGGGGCGGCGATGGCCCGGAACCCGACCCCGATCGTGGTGCCCTGCCACCGGGTCGTCGCGAAGACCGGCATGGGCGGTTTCTCCCCCGATCTCGCGATCAAAGAGATCCTGCTTGAGATGGAGCGCCGGGGAGATGTCTGCGCGCCGGAAAAGCGAGGAATTAACAGGTAA
- a CDS encoding ketopantoate reductase family protein produces MKIVVLGAGAVGLTVAAKLSRVADVHAVARTRHADAVRKRGFLMTGIWGEGAYRFSCSEDLPDAWRDADYYIVAAKSTGTEAICRQFADAVGGREVVSLQNGIGNEEIITRFTDRVIGAMIITGFEWRSDASVHVSVEAAPMKLGRFPSGTDDAVERLAALIREAGIRAEATAGIRTDIWGKTLYNCALNPLGALMNVPYGALVDPHAWAVVAAIVEEAYRVAEAEGVPLPWETAEAYLEYLRTTQLPATAAHHSSMLQDIAGGRKTEIDFMNGAVAALAEKHGIDAAYNTCIAELIRFREQI; encoded by the coding sequence ATGAAGATCGTGGTCCTGGGTGCCGGGGCGGTCGGGCTGACCGTTGCTGCAAAGTTGTCCCGCGTTGCGGACGTTCACGCCGTAGCGAGGACGCGGCACGCGGATGCGGTACGGAAACGGGGTTTTCTAATGACTGGTATATGGGGAGAGGGCGCATACCGGTTCAGCTGCTCCGAGGATCTCCCCGACGCGTGGCGGGACGCCGACTACTACATCGTCGCCGCAAAGTCCACCGGCACGGAGGCGATCTGCCGCCAGTTCGCCGACGCCGTCGGGGGGCGCGAGGTGGTGAGTCTCCAGAACGGTATCGGAAACGAGGAGATCATCACGCGGTTCACCGACCGGGTCATCGGCGCCATGATCATCACCGGGTTCGAGTGGCGGAGCGACGCGTCGGTCCACGTCTCCGTGGAGGCGGCGCCCATGAAACTCGGGCGGTTCCCGTCCGGTACGGATGACGCGGTCGAGCGTCTCGCCGCCCTCATCCGGGAGGCCGGTATCCGGGCGGAGGCGACCGCCGGCATCAGGACGGACATCTGGGGCAAGACCCTCTACAACTGCGCGTTAAACCCGCTCGGTGCCCTCATGAACGTCCCTTACGGCGCGCTCGTCGATCCGCACGCATGGGCGGTCGTCGCCGCGATTGTGGAGGAGGCTTACCGGGTGGCGGAGGCCGAGGGCGTCCCCCTCCCCTGGGAGACCGCGGAGGCGTACCTGGAGTATCTCCGGACGACCCAGCTCCCCGCGACGGCCGCCCACCACTCGTCGATGCTCCAGGATATCGCCGGCGGGAGGAAGACCGAGATCGACTTCATGAACGGTGCGGTGGCGGCGCTCGCCGAGAAGCACGGCATCGATGCGGCTTACAACACCTGTATCGCCGAACTGATCCGCTTCCGGGAGCAGATCTGA
- the mobA gene encoding molybdenum cofactor guanylyltransferase: protein MRSAIVLVGGAARRAGGREKYFFTFRGKTFIDRLIDTLKEVADEIVVVARDPGQCERFGHIGDIRCISDVRQGLGPIGGLHAGALAVHGEYVFVAACDMPCIHPGVVRLLFDAAVGYDAAIPCWNADMLEPLHAVYRRSALLGYLEEHESLSLRAMIWSLDTRYVGVEKIREIDPGLLTFTNINNLEDLESIDPAAGHDTDDPRDPC, encoded by the coding sequence ATGCGATCTGCGATAGTCCTTGTCGGCGGAGCGGCACGGCGTGCCGGTGGGCGGGAGAAGTACTTCTTTACGTTCCGGGGCAAGACCTTCATCGACCGCCTCATCGACACCCTGAAGGAAGTGGCGGACGAGATCGTGGTCGTCGCGCGGGATCCCGGGCAGTGCGAGCGGTTCGGCCATATCGGGGATATCAGGTGCATATCGGACGTCCGGCAGGGTCTCGGCCCCATCGGCGGCCTGCACGCGGGGGCGCTCGCGGTGCACGGCGAATACGTCTTCGTTGCCGCCTGCGACATGCCCTGCATCCACCCGGGGGTGGTCCGGCTGCTCTTCGATGCCGCCGTCGGCTACGATGCCGCCATTCCCTGCTGGAACGCCGATATGCTCGAGCCGCTCCACGCGGTCTACCGGAGGAGCGCACTGCTCGGCTACCTGGAGGAGCACGAGTCGCTCTCGCTCCGGGCGATGATCTGGAGCCTCGATACCCGGTACGTTGGCGTGGAGAAGATTCGCGAGATCGATCCGGGTCTCCTGACGTTTACGAATATCAACAATCTCGAAGACCTGGAGTCGATCGATCCTGCGGCAGGGCACGATACCGACGACCCGCGTGACCCTTGCTGA
- a CDS encoding WD40 repeat domain-containing protein, which translates to MSSGEVTSSSSTVRVRACSGLVDSGRIKRVLLLLCCLTAALCGVASADEGGEYVPVWGQGANGPVSSVAVTHDGSMIVASAGSVVYVLDQQGNVLWESPAGSRVNSVGISPEGSRIGVAADKLYLYDGDGDLLWTEKTGFVYRSVDLSSNGTYVAAGCDNGAVYIFDRNKKQLWDYDMGTDSYDLAISKNGRRIAIGCDNQGVYLLNSREGESWSYGTGKLVRGIDLTPDGRFVAAGSVDRCLYLSTGEGEHLWKYPVGDAVISTALTNEAKRIFAASGRTIYVFDRTGTEVQKIALKGRAESVAVTPDGSFLVVGGGEGDRSIRLFTNDPDLVETWNPPEAVINETEPSENTTTGVTVPPTPEDTGTDTAAGVSADAREEVPITSRVVGWVENILSLLFEPRDDFLA; encoded by the coding sequence ATGTCATCGGGGGAAGTGACTTCATCCAGTTCTACCGTTAGGGTCCGGGCTTGTTCCGGGCTTGTGGATTCCGGGCGTATCAAGAGGGTGCTCCTTCTGTTATGCTGCCTTACCGCTGCCCTGTGTGGGGTTGCCTCCGCGGACGAGGGGGGGGAGTATGTTCCGGTCTGGGGGCAGGGGGCCAACGGCCCCGTCAGTTCCGTGGCGGTCACGCACGACGGTTCCATGATCGTCGCCTCTGCAGGTTCGGTGGTCTACGTTCTTGACCAGCAGGGAAATGTTCTCTGGGAGAGCCCCGCCGGTTCGCGGGTGAACAGTGTCGGGATATCGCCCGAAGGGTCGCGGATAGGCGTTGCTGCAGACAAGCTCTATCTCTACGACGGGGACGGAGACCTGCTCTGGACCGAGAAGACGGGTTTTGTCTACCGGAGCGTGGATCTCTCATCGAACGGCACGTATGTCGCCGCCGGCTGCGACAACGGCGCGGTCTACATCTTTGATCGGAACAAGAAGCAACTCTGGGATTACGATATGGGGACCGACAGCTACGATCTCGCGATATCGAAGAACGGCCGCAGGATCGCGATCGGCTGCGATAACCAGGGGGTCTATCTCCTCAACAGCAGGGAGGGAGAGTCCTGGAGTTACGGAACCGGCAAACTGGTGAGGGGGATTGACCTCACCCCCGACGGGCGGTTCGTGGCGGCCGGATCGGTCGACCGGTGCCTCTATCTCTCCACGGGGGAGGGGGAGCACCTCTGGAAATATCCCGTGGGGGATGCCGTCATCTCAACGGCCCTGACGAACGAGGCTAAGAGGATCTTCGCTGCATCCGGCAGGACAATCTACGTCTTCGACCGCACGGGAACCGAGGTCCAGAAGATCGCCCTCAAGGGCCGTGCGGAGTCCGTCGCCGTGACCCCCGACGGTTCGTTCCTCGTCGTCGGGGGCGGCGAGGGCGATCGGTCGATCCGTCTCTTCACAAACGATCCGGACCTGGTCGAGACCTGGAATCCGCCGGAGGCTGTGATCAACGAGACCGAACCGTCGGAAAACACGACGACCGGCGTGACGGTCCCCCCGACCCCCGAGGACACTGGCACGGATACAGCGGCGGGAGTGAGCGCCGATGCCCGAGAGGAGGTCCCGATAACCTCAAGGGTGGTTGGGTGGGTGGAGAACATCCTCTCCCTTCTCTTTGAACCCCGGGATGATTTCCTGGCCTGA
- a CDS encoding dihydroorotate dehydrogenase electron transfer subunit gives MHEQMPAAVTITKIVEETPSIRTFVFDREIAARPGQFVMVWVPGVDEVPMALSSPSSITVQKVGDATAALFAMHEGDRIGIRGPYGNGFAVSGRTLVVGGGVGASPLLPLVTTGQVDTFLLGARTASELLFAERIRDAATLMVATDDGTAGHHGFVTELMSRVDLADFDHICVCGPEIMMAAVLAVLDREGCAGRGLFSLHRYMKCGVGLCGSCCTDPHGLRVCRDGPVFSGDVLIDSEFGRYARDASGSRHRI, from the coding sequence ATGCATGAGCAGATGCCCGCAGCGGTTACGATAACAAAGATCGTGGAGGAAACACCGTCGATCAGGACGTTCGTCTTCGACCGCGAGATCGCCGCCCGGCCGGGCCAGTTCGTGATGGTCTGGGTGCCGGGCGTGGACGAGGTCCCGATGGCCCTCTCCTCCCCGTCCTCGATCACCGTCCAGAAGGTCGGCGACGCGACCGCCGCTCTCTTTGCGATGCACGAGGGCGACCGGATCGGGATACGGGGTCCGTACGGGAACGGGTTTGCCGTCTCCGGCAGAACACTTGTCGTCGGCGGCGGCGTTGGGGCCTCCCCGCTGCTGCCGCTTGTCACGACCGGGCAGGTGGACACCTTCCTCCTCGGCGCCAGAACGGCCTCCGAACTCCTCTTCGCGGAGAGGATACGCGATGCGGCGACGCTGATGGTCGCGACCGACGACGGCACCGCCGGGCACCACGGGTTCGTGACGGAACTCATGTCGAGGGTGGATCTCGCCGACTTCGACCACATCTGCGTCTGCGGGCCCGAGATCATGATGGCGGCGGTGCTCGCCGTCCTCGACCGGGAAGGATGTGCCGGACGGGGACTCTTCTCCCTCCATCGCTACATGAAGTGCGGGGTCGGCCTCTGCGGATCGTGCTGCACCGACCCGCACGGCCTGCGGGTCTGCAGGGACGGCCCCGTCTTCTCCGGCGACGTCCTGATCGACAGCGAGTTCGGGCGCTACGCGCGCGACGCAAGCGGGAGCAGGCACCGGATTTAG
- a CDS encoding dihydroorotate dehydrogenase, with protein sequence MVTLYPGPIEVGGVRLRNHLLLAAGVLGTTGASLARILANGAGGVVTKSIGPSPKEGHPGPCLVVVDGGIINAMGLPNPSAAFKGELASLAGEPVIVSIFGGTPEEFRTVAGWFAGTASGLELNLSCPHAEGYGAAIGSDPALVEECTRAVASLGVPTWVKLTPNVADIAEIGAAAERGGADAIVAVNTVKAMRISTALRRPVLGNRFGGLSGKAIFPVAVRCVYDLYEACSIPIVGCGGVSTADNVVEMMMAGASAVEIGSAVIDEIGIFAAIADDLYSSDGVDAGEIVGCAHA encoded by the coding sequence ATGGTTACGCTTTATCCAGGCCCCATCGAGGTCGGCGGCGTCCGACTGAGGAACCACCTGCTGCTCGCGGCCGGCGTCCTCGGTACCACCGGGGCGTCGCTCGCCCGTATTCTCGCGAACGGCGCGGGCGGTGTGGTCACGAAATCCATCGGCCCGAGCCCGAAAGAGGGGCACCCCGGCCCCTGCCTCGTCGTGGTCGACGGCGGCATCATCAACGCCATGGGCCTGCCGAACCCCTCGGCCGCGTTCAAGGGCGAACTGGCTTCTCTCGCGGGCGAGCCGGTGATCGTGAGCATCTTCGGGGGGACACCGGAGGAGTTCCGGACGGTCGCCGGGTGGTTCGCCGGCACGGCATCCGGGCTCGAACTGAACCTCTCCTGCCCCCACGCGGAGGGCTACGGGGCGGCGATCGGGAGCGACCCGGCTCTCGTCGAGGAGTGCACCCGGGCCGTAGCCTCCCTCGGGGTTCCGACCTGGGTGAAACTCACCCCGAACGTCGCCGATATCGCCGAGATCGGGGCGGCCGCGGAGCGCGGAGGGGCGGACGCGATCGTCGCGGTCAACACCGTGAAAGCGATGCGGATATCGACGGCGCTCCGGCGGCCGGTGCTCGGGAACCGGTTCGGCGGACTCTCGGGGAAGGCCATCTTCCCCGTCGCCGTCCGGTGCGTCTACGACCTCTACGAGGCCTGCTCCATCCCGATCGTCGGGTGCGGCGGAGTCTCCACCGCCGACAACGTCGTCGAGATGATGATGGCGGGAGCAAGCGCCGTCGAGATCGGGAGCGCCGTCATCGACGAGATCGGGATCTTTGCTGCGATTGCAGACGACCTCTACAGCAGCGACGGCGTCGACGCGGGCGAGATCGTGGGGTGCGCCCATGCATGA